One segment of Pseudobythopirellula maris DNA contains the following:
- a CDS encoding S-adenosylmethionine decarboxylase, with product MPDSPTSAAPAKLAEYRRLVHNGLPHYGQHLIATALGCNESILSIETMSEFLKTMADEIDMVRFGEPIVARFGGGIETGISGVQLIETSAIVIHTNDAHRDLYLDVFSCKAFEQSTVERVLDEYLSPTTTTSEVFYRR from the coding sequence ATGCCAGATTCTCCCACCTCCGCCGCCCCCGCCAAGCTGGCCGAGTATCGCCGCCTCGTTCACAACGGGCTGCCTCACTACGGCCAGCACCTGATCGCCACGGCGCTCGGTTGCAACGAGTCGATCTTGTCGATCGAAACGATGTCCGAGTTCCTCAAAACGATGGCCGACGAGATCGACATGGTCCGCTTCGGCGAGCCGATCGTCGCGCGATTCGGCGGTGGAATCGAAACCGGCATCTCGGGCGTGCAGCTGATCGAGACCAGCGCGATCGTGATCCACACGAACGACGCCCATCGCGACCTCTACCTCGACGTCTTCAGTTGCAAGGCGTTCGAGCAGAGCACGGTCGAGCGCGTGCTCGACGAGTACCTTTCCCCCACCACTACGACCAGCGAGGTGTTCTACCGCCGATGA